Proteins from a single region of Desulfonatronum thiodismutans:
- a CDS encoding ABC transporter ATP-binding protein, with product MRVKQNEGLFKRFLPYFALLGAVRLQFAAAIFFGVIFGVASGFGLPFMADRVFPVIFGPEPPSTAVLLTVTAFIPVVFLIRAASGFLNVYLIHYCGGKVLEALRVRVFSKLQELPLAFYQKNKSGDLLARVVNDTGQLQAVVTNVANDLIKQPLTFVGALGAVVYLSMKQQDLLFVLLALLLVPVCILPIRIIGKKLLHRAHRFLAQTADLTTILNENLTATKEVRAFGLEKREIRKFEQAAQGLFHWAMKVVKYSHILSPTIEVVAAVGVAGAVFYAASRGVSLETILPLIFALYMAYEPVKKLGRIHNEIRKGEASLERLEYILNTEDTVPDPEIPQSMSLGQVRGEIRFERVFFAYEQGIPVLQDVNAIISPGEVVALVGPSGAGKTTFANLIPRFYDVSAGAIRVDGLDVRDVRKDDLRRAMAIVPQDPVLFNDTVRSNILAGNQDAPPEAVEYAAQRAFAHEFIQELPHGYETVVGEKGMRLSGGQKQRLALARAFLRNAPILILDEATSALDATSEEMIQQALAGLIQDKTVLIIAHRFSTIRLASRIFLFENGRIKATGDHEKLYITSNVYKKLYDQQYMA from the coding sequence ATGCGAGTAAAGCAAAACGAAGGATTGTTCAAACGTTTTTTGCCCTATTTCGCCTTGCTGGGGGCGGTACGGCTGCAATTCGCGGCGGCCATTTTTTTCGGGGTGATTTTCGGCGTGGCCAGCGGCTTCGGCCTGCCCTTCATGGCCGACCGCGTCTTTCCGGTCATTTTCGGTCCGGAACCGCCGTCCACGGCCGTGCTGCTGACGGTGACCGCGTTTATTCCGGTCGTCTTCCTCATCCGCGCCGCCAGTGGGTTCCTGAACGTCTACCTGATCCACTACTGTGGCGGGAAGGTGCTGGAAGCGTTGCGGGTGCGGGTTTTCAGCAAGCTGCAGGAACTGCCGCTGGCCTTTTATCAAAAGAACAAAAGCGGCGACCTCCTGGCCCGGGTGGTCAACGACACCGGACAGTTGCAGGCGGTGGTGACCAATGTGGCCAACGACCTGATCAAGCAGCCCTTGACCTTTGTCGGGGCCCTGGGCGCGGTGGTCTACCTGTCCATGAAGCAGCAGGACTTGCTCTTCGTGCTGCTGGCCTTGCTGCTGGTCCCGGTCTGCATCCTGCCCATCCGGATCATCGGCAAGAAACTGCTTCACCGGGCGCATCGGTTTTTGGCCCAGACCGCGGACCTGACCACCATCCTGAACGAAAACCTCACGGCAACCAAGGAAGTTCGGGCCTTCGGCCTGGAAAAACGGGAAATCCGCAAATTCGAGCAGGCCGCTCAAGGTCTGTTTCACTGGGCCATGAAAGTGGTCAAGTACTCGCATATCCTTTCCCCGACCATTGAAGTCGTGGCCGCCGTCGGGGTGGCTGGGGCCGTGTTTTACGCGGCGTCCAGGGGAGTCAGTCTGGAGACGATCCTCCCCTTGATTTTCGCGCTGTACATGGCTTACGAACCGGTCAAGAAGCTGGGGCGGATCCATAATGAAATCCGCAAGGGCGAAGCCTCCCTGGAGCGCCTGGAGTATATTCTGAACACCGAGGACACGGTCCCTGATCCCGAAATCCCTCAGAGCATGTCACTGGGCCAGGTCCGCGGGGAGATCCGTTTCGAGAGGGTCTTTTTCGCCTATGAGCAGGGCATCCCGGTGCTCCAGGACGTCAACGCGATCATTTCCCCCGGCGAGGTGGTGGCCCTGGTGGGACCCAGCGGGGCGGGCAAGACCACCTTCGCGAACCTGATTCCTCGGTTCTACGATGTTTCCGCGGGCGCGATCCGCGTCGACGGCCTAGATGTGCGCGACGTGCGCAAGGACGATCTGCGCCGGGCCATGGCCATCGTGCCCCAGGACCCGGTGCTGTTCAACGACACGGTGCGCTCCAACATTCTCGCCGGAAACCAGGACGCCCCGCCAGAGGCCGTGGAATACGCCGCGCAACGGGCGTTTGCCCACGAGTTCATCCAGGAACTGCCCCACGGATATGAAACCGTGGTCGGGGAAAAGGGCATGCGCCTTTCCGGCGGCCAAAAGCAGCGCCTGGCTCTGGCCCGGGCCTTCCTGCGCAACGCCCCGATCCTGATCCTGGACGAGGCCACCTCGGCCCTGGACGCCACCAGCGAGGAAATGATCCAGCAGGCCCTGGCCGGCCTGATCCAGGACAAGACCGTACTGATCATCGCCCACCGCTTCAGCACCATCCGACTGGCATCACGAATCTTCCTGTTCGAAAACGGCCGGATCAAGGCCACCGGCGACCACGAAAAACTCTACATCACCTCCAACGTCTACAAAAAGCTCTATGATCAGCAGTATATGGCCTAG
- the metF gene encoding methylenetetrahydrofolate reductase [NAD(P)H] produces MKIKDLLERPERSKISLEFFPPKDRALWPKFFDTVQRLRGLDPLFASVTYGAGGSTQAATLEIVTTLKRDFALEPMAHLTCVGASAQILRSFLDDLDRAEVANVMALRGDPPQGETAFTPSDDGFQHASDLVRFIAAEYPDMGVGVAGYPEGHPEAVGLKEDLDFLKMKLELGGDFAVTQLFFDNDIYWKFVQRTREAGITKPILPGIMPIFSLKFIQRITSMCGATLPAAFLRDLEQADARGGDAAVQEVGMAHAAAQIQDLLDNGAPGVHLYTMNRSDGCLRIMEQVRR; encoded by the coding sequence GTGAAAATCAAGGATTTGCTGGAACGACCGGAACGGTCAAAGATTTCCCTGGAGTTTTTCCCCCCCAAGGACCGGGCCTTGTGGCCGAAGTTTTTTGATACGGTTCAGCGGCTGCGAGGCCTGGACCCGCTGTTCGCCTCCGTGACCTACGGGGCCGGCGGAAGCACACAGGCCGCCACATTAGAGATCGTGACCACCTTGAAGCGGGATTTCGCCTTGGAACCCATGGCGCACCTGACCTGCGTCGGGGCCTCGGCCCAGATTTTACGATCGTTCCTGGACGATCTGGACCGGGCCGAGGTGGCCAACGTGATGGCTCTGCGCGGCGACCCGCCCCAGGGGGAGACCGCGTTCACTCCCTCTGACGACGGATTCCAACACGCCTCGGACCTGGTCCGCTTCATCGCCGCCGAATATCCGGACATGGGCGTCGGCGTGGCCGGATACCCGGAAGGACATCCCGAGGCCGTCGGCCTGAAAGAGGACCTGGATTTCCTGAAAATGAAGCTGGAACTGGGCGGAGACTTCGCCGTGACCCAATTGTTCTTCGACAACGACATCTACTGGAAGTTCGTCCAGCGAACGCGTGAAGCCGGGATCACCAAGCCCATTCTGCCGGGGATCATGCCCATTTTCAGCTTGAAGTTCATTCAGCGGATCACCTCCATGTGCGGTGCGACCCTGCCTGCCGCCTTCCTGCGGGATCTGGAGCAGGCGGACGCCCGAGGCGGAGACGCGGCGGTTCAGGAAGTCGGCATGGCCCATGCCGCGGCCCAGATCCAGGACCTCCTGGACAACGGCGCACCGGGAGTCCATTTGTACACCATGAACCGGTCGGACGGATGCCTGCGGATCATGGAGCAGGTCCGCCGCTGA
- a CDS encoding type II secretion system F family protein yields the protein MAIFLYKGRNKLGRKVKGDFDAPTLEMAENALRRRGFTQLKVKPKPKDLLEGTFLEGSITDRDMVVFSRQFSTMINAGVPILQSLQIMCEQTENKLLRRVLYTVRNDIEGGSSLFDAMRKHPKVFTDLYANMVNAGEAGGVLDVILLRLADYLEKAARLKAKVKSAMVYPAVVVTVAVAVIAIILIFVIPTFETMFADFGAALPLPTQIVINMSRFTQDNILYIFLGAVAFAIIFKRLYRLERVKIMVDFWILTLPVFGPLLRKVAVARFGRTLSTMVSSGVPILGALDIVARTSGNKTVERGVLEAKKSIAEGQTLADPLEATGVFPPMVVQMISIGETTGNLDHMLAKIADFYDNEVDVAVETLTSLLEPMMIVFLGVVVGGLVVSMYLPIFQIGETIM from the coding sequence ATGGCTATATTCCTGTACAAGGGCCGCAACAAGCTGGGCCGGAAGGTCAAGGGCGACTTCGACGCCCCGACCCTGGAGATGGCCGAAAACGCCCTGCGACGCAGGGGATTCACCCAACTCAAGGTCAAGCCCAAACCCAAGGATCTGCTCGAGGGGACCTTTCTCGAAGGCTCGATTACCGACCGGGACATGGTCGTTTTCAGCCGCCAGTTCTCCACCATGATCAACGCGGGAGTGCCCATCTTGCAGTCCTTGCAGATCATGTGCGAACAGACGGAAAATAAGCTCTTGCGGCGAGTGCTCTACACGGTGCGCAACGACATCGAAGGCGGAAGTTCCCTGTTCGACGCCATGCGCAAGCATCCCAAGGTCTTTACGGACCTCTACGCCAACATGGTCAACGCTGGCGAGGCCGGGGGGGTTTTGGACGTTATTTTGCTTCGTTTGGCTGATTACTTGGAAAAAGCAGCCAGACTCAAGGCCAAGGTCAAATCGGCCATGGTCTATCCGGCCGTGGTGGTCACCGTGGCCGTGGCCGTCATCGCCATCATTCTGATTTTCGTCATCCCGACCTTTGAAACCATGTTCGCGGATTTCGGCGCGGCCCTCCCGCTACCGACCCAGATCGTGATCAACATGAGCCGCTTCACCCAGGACAATATTCTGTACATATTCCTGGGGGCCGTGGCCTTTGCGATCATCTTCAAACGGCTGTATCGCCTCGAGCGGGTCAAGATCATGGTGGATTTCTGGATTTTGACCCTGCCCGTGTTCGGTCCGCTGCTGCGCAAGGTGGCCGTGGCCAGGTTCGGGCGCACCTTGAGCACCATGGTTTCCAGCGGCGTGCCCATCCTGGGGGCTCTGGACATCGTGGCCAGGACCTCCGGAAACAAAACCGTGGAACGCGGCGTTCTGGAAGCCAAGAAGAGCATCGCCGAAGGTCAGACCCTGGCCGATCCCCTGGAGGCCACCGGCGTCTTCCCGCCCATGGTCGTCCAGATGATCTCCATCGGGGAAACCACGGGGAACCTGGACCATATGCTGGCCAAGATCGCCGACTTTTACGACAACGAAGTGGATGTGGCCGTGGAAACATTGACCTCGCTGCTGGAGCCGATGATGATCGTTTTCCTGGGGGTCGTGGTGGGCGGACTGGTGGTGAGCATGTACCTGCCTATTTTTCAGATCGGCGAGACCATCATGTAG
- a CDS encoding glycosyltransferase family 9 protein — MHSPTVLIIKPSSLGDIVHGLLVAQMIKAGFPGARIDWVCRDVFAPLVAACPVVDDVLLFQRHGGLTGFLRLIRAVRKRRYSHVLDMQGLARSGLIALAARADMVVGRSDAREGAGIAYHRRTPLPTVGSDAHAVAILAEFLPLLGLPRAIAARLPFQPPERPFKIKNDPCHDNHQPECPGRLEPVPASTKSKPILLFPESSRPEKNWPGYATLTKLLLDAKPDVSAAWAGAHALADPSGFAGLSNSLTPRFLNMTGQTALAELPTLIAQARLVVGNDSGPLHLAAAMGVPTLALFGPTDPAKYRPYPGDDRRNRVLRAPDGDMRLLLPEAVLEAVRIQLSDVAPENG, encoded by the coding sequence ATGCATTCTCCCACGGTTCTGATCATCAAACCCTCGTCTCTCGGGGACATCGTTCACGGGCTGCTCGTCGCCCAAATGATCAAGGCCGGATTTCCGGGGGCCCGAATCGACTGGGTTTGCCGGGACGTTTTCGCTCCGTTGGTGGCGGCTTGTCCGGTGGTGGACGACGTCCTGCTCTTCCAACGCCATGGAGGACTCACGGGATTCCTGCGCTTGATCCGCGCGGTGCGCAAGCGGCGTTATTCCCATGTTTTGGACATGCAGGGTCTTGCCCGCAGCGGACTGATCGCTTTGGCGGCCCGGGCCGACATGGTCGTCGGTCGGAGCGACGCACGGGAGGGAGCGGGAATCGCTTACCACCGGCGCACGCCATTGCCAACCGTCGGCAGTGACGCCCACGCTGTGGCCATTCTGGCCGAATTTCTACCTCTTTTGGGCTTGCCCAGGGCCATCGCCGCCCGGCTGCCTTTCCAACCGCCAGAGCGTCCGTTCAAAATCAAAAACGACCCGTGCCACGATAATCACCAACCAGAGTGTCCCGGTCGGCTGGAGCCCGTCCCGGCGAGCACGAAATCCAAGCCGATTTTGCTGTTCCCCGAAAGCAGTCGGCCTGAAAAAAATTGGCCGGGCTATGCAACACTGACCAAGCTGCTGCTCGACGCCAAGCCCGACGTTTCCGCGGCCTGGGCCGGAGCCCATGCCCTAGCGGACCCCTCCGGCTTCGCGGGCCTTTCGAACTCGCTCACCCCGCGTTTCCTGAACATGACCGGGCAAACCGCCCTTGCCGAGTTGCCCACCCTCATCGCCCAGGCCCGTCTGGTGGTCGGCAACGACAGCGGGCCGCTGCATCTGGCCGCGGCCATGGGCGTGCCCACCCTGGCCCTGTTCGGCCCCACGGACCCGGCCAAGTACCGGCCGTATCCCGGAGACGACCGCCGCAATCGCGTCCTGCGCGCCCCCGACGGCGACATGCGTCTGCTCCTGCCCGAGGCGGTGTTGGAAGCCGTTCGGATACAGCTCAGCGACGTGGCTCCAGAAAACGGCTGA
- a CDS encoding aminotransferase class IV, with protein sequence MVNDSDAYLERLLQAPRPGIGEVMAFYDHRVGVIGTDPRLMVLPLDDHMVHRGDGVFETMKFVERKLYQLEPHMDRLMFSARSIFLEPPCPWEDLKTMIVDVARAANADQGMVRILLGRGPGGFGIDPRECPKAGLYIVAYALHPRPESAYEKGVTASRCSMPAKRGLMAKIKSVNYLPNVLMKREAVQSGCDYSLCFDDDGFLAEGAVENVCLVDAQGRLVVPELNNALTGTTLMRALDAVKGEMPVVFRQVTEDDVYLAREVILLGTTIDALSVVRFNKKPIHDVRPGPVSKKMRRFLIQDLRESGIAL encoded by the coding sequence GTGGTTAACGATTCAGACGCCTATCTTGAGCGGCTGCTCCAGGCCCCCAGGCCGGGGATCGGTGAAGTCATGGCCTTTTACGACCACCGGGTCGGCGTGATCGGCACGGACCCGCGGCTGATGGTGCTGCCCCTGGACGACCACATGGTCCACCGGGGAGACGGGGTTTTTGAAACCATGAAATTCGTGGAGCGCAAGCTCTATCAGCTCGAACCGCACATGGACCGGCTGATGTTTTCGGCCCGGTCGATTTTTCTGGAGCCGCCCTGTCCCTGGGAGGACCTGAAGACCATGATCGTGGACGTGGCCCGGGCAGCCAACGCGGACCAGGGCATGGTACGCATCCTTCTGGGGCGCGGTCCCGGAGGATTCGGCATTGATCCACGGGAATGCCCCAAAGCCGGTTTGTACATCGTGGCCTACGCCCTGCATCCGCGGCCCGAGTCCGCCTATGAAAAAGGCGTCACGGCCTCACGCTGCTCCATGCCCGCCAAGCGCGGTTTGATGGCCAAGATCAAGAGCGTCAACTATCTGCCCAACGTGCTGATGAAGCGCGAAGCCGTGCAATCGGGCTGCGACTATTCCCTGTGCTTTGACGACGACGGTTTTCTGGCCGAAGGGGCCGTGGAAAACGTCTGTCTCGTGGACGCCCAGGGACGTCTGGTGGTTCCGGAATTGAACAACGCCTTGACCGGAACCACCCTGATGCGCGCCCTGGACGCGGTCAAAGGCGAAATGCCGGTGGTCTTCCGCCAAGTCACCGAGGACGACGTCTACCTGGCGCGGGAGGTGATCCTCCTGGGCACGACCATCGACGCCCTGAGCGTGGTCCGCTTCAACAAGAAGCCCATTCACGACGTGCGACCGGGGCCGGTGAGCAAAAAGATGCGCCGGTTTCTGATCCAGGATCTCCGAGAGAGCGGCATTGCCCTGTAA
- a CDS encoding (deoxy)nucleoside triphosphate pyrophosphohydrolase: MGIMTAWKEEAAGPLRVVAGIIWRDDRYLAVRRPEGKHMAGYWEFPGGKIEAGETPEQALTRELSEELGINITGSRPWRERIHRYPDLHVHVFFHMVSAFQGEPAPREGQSMTWVTPAENALPFLPADLDVVAELAAKFGPRN; encoded by the coding sequence ATGGGTATCATGACGGCATGGAAGGAAGAGGCGGCGGGCCCCTTACGGGTCGTGGCTGGAATTATCTGGCGCGATGACCGATACTTGGCCGTGCGACGACCGGAAGGCAAGCATATGGCCGGTTATTGGGAGTTTCCCGGCGGCAAGATCGAAGCAGGTGAGACGCCGGAACAGGCTTTGACGCGGGAGCTGAGCGAAGAGTTGGGAATTAATATTACGGGTTCCCGCCCTTGGCGGGAGAGAATCCATCGGTACCCGGATTTGCATGTGCATGTTTTTTTTCACATGGTAAGCGCGTTTCAGGGGGAGCCCGCTCCCCGGGAAGGCCAAAGCATGACCTGGGTGACGCCGGCGGAAAACGCATTGCCGTTTTTGCCGGCCGACCTGGATGTCGTGGCGGAGTTGGCCGCGAAGTTCGGGCCGCGGAACTGA
- a CDS encoding aspartate-semialdehyde dehydrogenase → MHAKQLRVGVVGATGAVGREMLKTLEQREFPATSVRALASSRSAGQEIPFKGGQLIVEELDENSFHELDLALFSAGGGTSEKFAPIAVRSGCVVVDNSSAWRMDPEVPLVVPEVNPDDLAKHKGIIANPNCSTIQMVVVLKPLHEVGKIKRVVVSTYQAVSGTGQKAIKEMETQVRQMFNMQEPEAEVYPYQIAFNCLPHIDVFLDNDYTKEEMKMVLETQKIMGDETIRLTATTVRVPVFYGHSESVNVETEKKITPAEARVILAQAPGVQVLDNPREKIYPMPIHAAGEDLTFVGRIREDESIANGLNLWIVADNLRKGAALNAVQIAEVLVERDLIRI, encoded by the coding sequence ATGCATGCCAAGCAATTGCGAGTCGGCGTGGTGGGCGCCACCGGAGCGGTGGGCAGGGAAATGCTCAAGACGCTGGAACAGCGGGAATTCCCGGCGACCAGTGTTCGAGCCTTGGCTTCCTCCCGGTCCGCTGGCCAGGAAATCCCGTTCAAGGGCGGCCAATTGATCGTGGAGGAACTTGACGAAAACTCCTTTCACGAACTGGACCTGGCCCTCTTTTCCGCCGGAGGGGGCACGTCGGAAAAATTTGCGCCCATCGCCGTCCGGTCCGGGTGCGTGGTGGTGGACAATTCCAGCGCCTGGCGAATGGATCCGGAGGTTCCTCTTGTCGTTCCGGAGGTGAATCCGGATGATTTGGCCAAGCACAAGGGCATCATCGCCAATCCCAACTGCTCGACCATCCAGATGGTCGTGGTGCTCAAGCCTCTGCATGAGGTGGGCAAAATCAAGCGGGTGGTGGTCTCCACCTACCAGGCCGTTTCCGGAACCGGCCAAAAGGCCATCAAGGAGATGGAGACCCAGGTTCGCCAGATGTTCAACATGCAGGAACCCGAGGCCGAGGTCTATCCGTACCAGATCGCCTTCAACTGCCTCCCGCACATCGACGTCTTCCTGGACAACGACTACACCAAGGAAGAAATGAAGATGGTCCTGGAGACCCAAAAGATCATGGGCGACGAGACCATCCGGCTGACCGCCACCACGGTCCGGGTGCCGGTGTTCTACGGCCACAGCGAGTCCGTGAACGTGGAGACCGAGAAGAAAATCACCCCGGCCGAGGCCCGGGTGATCCTGGCCCAAGCCCCGGGAGTGCAGGTCTTGGACAATCCCAGGGAGAAAATCTATCCCATGCCCATCCACGCCGCCGGAGAGGACCTGACCTTTGTCGGCCGCATCCGCGAGGACGAGTCCATCGCCAACGGACTGAACCTGTGGATCGTGGCGGACAATCTGCGCAAGGGCGCGGCCCTGAACGCCGTGCAGATAGCGGAGGTGCTGGTGGAACGGGATTTGATCAGGATCTAG
- a CDS encoding 3-deoxy-D-manno-octulosonic acid transferase — protein sequence MLLLYRLLFPVALLAALPFYLPRMLRRGGYARHFGQRLGLVPNLPARPAEARRVWIHAVSVGELQALGPLLELLRQEHPSTQIVMTTTTSTGYALAESKYGQQLAHLGYFPVDFWPISRRVWNRLQPDLCLLMEGEIWPEHLHQARLRGVPTVLINARVSERSFRRWQTLPRPLREPFAMLSLVVAASEEDGRRFACLGIATDRIVTSGNLKLDIAPDPILDSMELERLRADLGLKAWGERTDGEDAPRPLVLAGASTWPGEEKMLLRVARKLSDHGLPCKLLLIPRHAERRGELRDLLTREAVDAHFRSTGPAERPVAVAVADTTGEMVRLLQAADVVFVGKSMDPHKGGQNPIEAAALGKPVLFGPNMQNFRAVVDSLLAAKAGQVVRDETELFDAAKALLRDQAERRAMGQAARSWHQAGKGAARRTVDAISRFLEPRR from the coding sequence ATGCTCCTGCTCTATCGCCTGCTTTTTCCCGTCGCCCTGCTGGCGGCCCTGCCGTTCTACCTGCCGCGCATGCTGCGTCGAGGCGGCTATGCCCGGCACTTCGGCCAGCGCCTGGGCTTGGTTCCGAACCTCCCGGCCCGGCCCGCCGAAGCCCGCCGAGTATGGATCCATGCCGTCAGCGTCGGAGAGTTGCAGGCATTGGGGCCGTTGCTGGAATTGCTGCGCCAAGAGCATCCATCGACCCAGATCGTGATGACCACCACCACCAGCACGGGGTATGCTTTGGCTGAGAGCAAGTACGGCCAGCAACTTGCCCACCTGGGCTATTTTCCGGTGGACTTCTGGCCCATCAGCCGACGGGTCTGGAATCGGCTTCAACCGGACCTGTGCCTGCTGATGGAAGGGGAAATCTGGCCGGAGCACCTGCACCAAGCCCGACTTCGCGGCGTCCCCACGGTGTTGATCAACGCCCGGGTCTCGGAGCGATCCTTCCGTCGCTGGCAGACCCTGCCGCGCCCTTTGCGCGAACCCTTCGCCATGCTGTCCCTGGTCGTGGCCGCTTCGGAAGAGGATGGACGGCGGTTTGCGTGCCTGGGAATCGCGACGGATCGCATCGTGACCAGCGGCAACCTCAAGTTGGATATTGCCCCGGACCCGATCCTGGATTCCATGGAATTGGAACGGTTGCGCGCGGATTTGGGCCTGAAGGCATGGGGGGAGCGTACGGATGGTGAAGATGCCCCGCGCCCTTTGGTATTGGCTGGAGCCTCCACCTGGCCGGGCGAAGAAAAAATGCTCCTCCGGGTGGCCCGCAAGCTCTCGGACCACGGCTTGCCGTGCAAGCTGCTGCTGATCCCCCGTCATGCCGAGCGGCGGGGCGAGCTGCGGGATTTGTTGACCAGGGAGGCCGTTGACGCGCACTTCCGGTCCACCGGGCCCGCCGAACGGCCGGTGGCCGTGGCCGTGGCCGACACCACCGGGGAGATGGTTCGTTTGCTCCAGGCCGCGGACGTAGTTTTCGTGGGAAAAAGCATGGACCCGCACAAGGGCGGCCAGAATCCCATCGAGGCCGCGGCCCTGGGCAAACCCGTGCTGTTCGGGCCGAACATGCAGAATTTTCGGGCCGTGGTCGATTCCCTGCTCGCGGCAAAGGCCGGCCAAGTCGTACGGGATGAAACGGAATTGTTCGACGCGGCAAAGGCGCTGTTACGCGATCAGGCCGAACGAAGGGCCATGGGCCAAGCGGCCCGGAGCTGGCACCAGGCCGGGAAAGGGGCTGCGAGGCGGACCGTGGACGCCATCAGCCGTTTTCTGGAGCCACGTCGCTGA
- a CDS encoding ribbon-helix-helix protein, whose amino-acid sequence MVDARGLRTISIRLTPEQHKRLKVLAAQKETTIRDLVVEWLERAEKEQAGQEK is encoded by the coding sequence ATGGTCGATGCTCGCGGGCTGCGAACGATCTCAATCCGGCTGACGCCGGAGCAGCACAAACGCTTGAAAGTGCTGGCTGCGCAAAAGGAAACGACTATTCGGGATCTGGTGGTGGAATGGCTGGAGCGAGCGGAAAAAGAGCAGGCAGGTCAAGAGAAATAA